From Ascaphus truei isolate aAscTru1 unplaced genomic scaffold, aAscTru1.hap1 HAP1_SCAFFOLD_455, whole genome shotgun sequence, a single genomic window includes:
- the LOC142484888 gene encoding uncharacterized protein LOC142484888 yields MTLVYAKTSLAISPTARLSVGWASLSSPPPATQAATIGGQEQGSQTAPSKNLLHADAPSYTHQPQVHAIEDNINVCCDSYVISGEDDSGSHPDTTSNSELKSSNVERTGEKYFSVNVSPMKNKHGNREDISLGYLEHKSTNASRSFASPLKVSIATQLKRFIGRHNRQLASDSTAGACKQTLCFTEGEDSETDKPESVDCNDSNFSEFGDVTLADFYPNMIQFFSRLMEIQSKKWAAVNVLQYYRRNVWYANKHKTDLTRVKREIPTSRLSKSLLGPISKKEKACCTVNYEANSHMPWRPEDTSDLNNSGIAERGQRSLCSRDPYTEQSLQVAKPNLLQASFLSHTLPTDQTFTNEICNESGIASRPECLRKSDAWFTRCVLPCSSLLGPRESYQVGESPSKLLSAALLNQRKLENCEIKSPAQTSNHVWLIMWPKEIQGTIRRRHSFSTFPIVKSPAKTSSELKTVYRKLVLGDPHPMFLPRRRILNAISQETQVSETVNALINSPVSSR; encoded by the exons ATGACACTCGTGTATGCAAAGACCTCCCTTGCCATTAGCCCAACCGCACGGCTAAGCGTGGGCTGGgcgagcctctcttccccccccccagccacacaaGCGGCCACAATAGGAGGACAGGAACAGGGCTCGCAAACGGCGCCAAGCAAAAACCTCCTCCACGCCGATGCGCCTTCCTACACGCATCAGCCCCAG GTGCATGCGATTGAAGATAATATTAATGTGTGCTGTGACAGCTACGTTATCTCCG GTGAAGATGACAGTGGAAGCCATCCAGATACTACCAGCAATTCCGAACTGAAATCTTCTAAT gttgaacgcacaggagaaaaatatttttctgtaaaCGTTTCgccaatgaaaaataaacacg GTAACAGAGAAGATATTTCTCTTGGATATCTTGAACATAAAAGTACCAATGCTTCCCGTTCTTTTGCTTCTCCTCTAAAAGTCTCCATTGCCACACAACTGAAAAGATTTATTGGTAGACACAATAGACAGTTGGCGTCGGATAGTACAGCAGGAGCATGTAAGCAGACACTTTGTTTTACGGAAGGGGAGGACAGTGAAACAGATAAGCCAGAATCTGTGGACTGTAACGACTCTAATTTCTCTGAATTCGGGGATGTCACTCTTGCTGACTTTTATCCGAATATGATACAATTTTTCAGCAGACTGATGGAAATCCAAAGCAAAAAATGGGCAGCCGTTAATGTACTTCAATACTACAGACGCAATGTTTGGTACGCTAACAAGCACAAGACAGATCTTACCAGAGTAAAAAGAGAGATTCCCACATCCAGGCTTTCAAAGTcgctgctgggcccaatttctaAGAAAGAGAAAGCGTGTTGCACTGTTAATTATGAGGCAAATTCCCACATGCCTTGGAGACCTGAAGATACAAGCGATTTGAACAATTCCGGTATTGCTGAACGTGGGCAGAGGAGCTTGTGCTCCAGAGATCCTTACACAGAACAAAGTCTTCAAGTTGCAAAGCCGAATCTACTGCAAGCTTCTTTTTTGTCACATACCCTTCCCACAGACCAGACTTTTACTAACGAAATCTGTAATGAGAGCGGCATCGCATCAAGGCCAGAATGTTTGCGTAAAAGTGACGCATGGTTTACCAGATGTGTACTTCCATGTTCTTCATTATTGGGTCCAAGAGAAAGCTATCAAGTTGGTGAATCGCCATCAAAACTGTTGTCTGCGGCGTTGCTGAATCAAAGGAAGCTGGAGAATTGTGAGATAAAGTCACCAGCACAGACTTCTAACCATGTATGGCTGATTATGTGGCCCAAAGAGATTCAAGGCACCATAAGAagaaggcattctttttccacatTTCCTATAGTGAAAAGTCCTGCTAAAACCAGTTCAGAACTTAAAACCGTGTACAGGAAACTAGTTTTAGGGGATCCACATCCGATGTTTTTGCCCAGGCGAAGAATCCTAAACGCAATTAGCCAAGAAACGCAAGTATCAGAAACTGTAAATGCTCTGATCAATTCACCAGTGTCAAGCAGAC